One Silene latifolia isolate original U9 population chromosome 4, ASM4854445v1, whole genome shotgun sequence DNA segment encodes these proteins:
- the LOC141653431 gene encoding vesicle-associated protein 2-1-like isoform X2, translating to MNSATTTTSAKHLISVQPEDLKFVFELEKQTFCDLKVTNNTDQNVAFKVKTTSPKKYFVRPNTGVIHPWDSCVIRVTLQAQREYPPDMQCKDKFLLQSTIVSPNSEVDELPQDTFNKDNGRTVEECKLKVVYASPHSSQYNTDDDSINSSAGGLDVSVLLGRATLERRKRCNYPTDATAPTGIGFAEETQTTQE from the exons ATGAATAGTGCAACGACAACTACGTCAGCTAAACACTTAATTTCCGTTCAACCTGAAGACCTCAAATTTGTTT TTGAGCTGGAAAAGCAAACCTTTTGTGATCTTAAAGTCACTAACAACACAGACCAGAATGTCGCGTTTAAG GTCAAAACTACTTCACCAAAGAAGTATTTTGTACGGCCCAATACCGGTGTAATACATCCATGGGATTCCTGTGTCATAAGAG TCACTCTCCAGGCTCAACGAGAATATCCTCCGGATATGCAATGCAAGGATAAATTTCTTCTTCAAAGCACAATTGTGTCTCCCAATAGTGAAGTTGACGAACTTCCACAAGACACT TTCAACAAGGACAATGGAAGGACAGTTGAGGAGTGCAAACTTAAGGTTGTCTACGCCTCTCCACATTCTTCTCAGTATAATACAGATGATGACTCTATTAATAGCTCTGCAGGGGGTCTCGACGTAAGTGTACTTCTCG GTCGTGCAACGCTTGAAAGAAGAAAGAGATGCAACTATCCGACAGACGCAACAGCTCCAACAGGAATTG GATTCGCTGAAGAAACGCAGACAACGCAAGAGTAA
- the LOC141653431 gene encoding vesicle-associated protein 2-1-like isoform X1: MNSATTTTSAKHLISVQPEDLKFVFELEKQTFCDLKVTNNTDQNVAFKVKTTSPKKYFVRPNTGVIHPWDSCVIRVTLQAQREYPPDMQCKDKFLLQSTIVSPNSEVDELPQDTFNKDNGRTVEECKLKVVYASPHSSQYNTDDDSINSSAGGLDVVQRLKEERDATIRQTQQLQQELDSLKKRRQRKSNLGFSLRFALFVAVIGVMLGFLLKLSLSSPTSE, encoded by the exons ATGAATAGTGCAACGACAACTACGTCAGCTAAACACTTAATTTCCGTTCAACCTGAAGACCTCAAATTTGTTT TTGAGCTGGAAAAGCAAACCTTTTGTGATCTTAAAGTCACTAACAACACAGACCAGAATGTCGCGTTTAAG GTCAAAACTACTTCACCAAAGAAGTATTTTGTACGGCCCAATACCGGTGTAATACATCCATGGGATTCCTGTGTCATAAGAG TCACTCTCCAGGCTCAACGAGAATATCCTCCGGATATGCAATGCAAGGATAAATTTCTTCTTCAAAGCACAATTGTGTCTCCCAATAGTGAAGTTGACGAACTTCCACAAGACACT TTCAACAAGGACAATGGAAGGACAGTTGAGGAGTGCAAACTTAAGGTTGTCTACGCCTCTCCACATTCTTCTCAGTATAATACAGATGATGACTCTATTAATAGCTCTGCAGGGGGTCTCGAC GTCGTGCAACGCTTGAAAGAAGAAAGAGATGCAACTATCCGACAGACGCAACAGCTCCAACAGGAATTG GATTCGCTGAAGAAACGCAGACAACGCAAGAGTAATTTAGGCTTCTCACTTAGGTTTGCTCTTTTCGTGGCGGTCATTGGGGTTATGCTTGGTTTTCTATTAAAACTCTCATTGTCTTCTCCGACTTCAGAGTAG